In Solanum pennellii chromosome 7, SPENNV200, the following are encoded in one genomic region:
- the LOC107024001 gene encoding putative GDP-L-fucose synthase 2, whose product MPIDTSAKIFVAGHRGLVGSAVVRKLYQLGCTNLILRTHSDLDLTNQSAVESFFADEKPQYVILAAAKVGGIHANNTYPADFITINLQIQTNVIVSSFNHKVQKLLFLGSSCIYPKFAPQPIPENALLTAPLEPTNEWYAIAKIAGIKMCQAYRLQHNFDAISAMPTNLYGTNDNFHPENSHVLPALLRRFHEAKVNNLDKVVVWGTGSPLREFLHVDDLADAVVFLLENYSDLEHVNVGSGKEVSIKELAELVKEVVGFKGELVWDSTKPDGTPRKLMDTSKLVGLGWTPKISLRDGLVDTYKWYLENYGKQ is encoded by the coding sequence ATGCCGATAGATACTTCCGCTAAGATCTTCGTCGCCGGCCACCGTGGACTCGTCGGATCCGCCGTGGTTCGGAAACTTTACCAATTAGGCTGCACAAATCTCATCCTCCGTACACATTCCGATCTCGACCTCACTAACCAATCCGCCGTCGAATCCTTCTTCGCCGACGAGAAACCTCAATACGTCATCCTCGCAGCCGCGAAAGTCGGCGGCATACACGCAAACAATACTTATCCAGCTGATTTCATCACTATAAATCTGCAAATCCAAACGAACGTTATCGTTTCATCCTTCAATCACAAAGTTCAGAAGCTTCTGTTCCTTGGTTCTTCATGTATTTACCCTAAATTTGCTCCTCAACCAATTCCTGAAAATGCACTTTTAACTGCTCCTTTGGAACCTACAAATGAATGGTATGCAATAGCGAAAATTGCTGGTATTAAAATGTGTCAAGCTTATAGATTGCAGCATAACTTTGATGCAATTTCAGCAATGCCTACGAATTTATATGGTACGAATGATAATTTCCATCCTGAGAATTCTCATGTTTTGCCTGCTTTGTTACGTAGATTTCATGAAGCAAAAGTTAACAATCTTGATAAAGTTGTTGTGTGGGGTACTGGTTCTCCTTTAAGGGAATTTTTACATGTCGATGATTTAGCTGATGCAGTTGTGTTTTTGTTGGAGAATTATAGTGATTTAGAACATGTTAATGTGGGGAGTGGGAAGGAAGTGAGTATTAAGGAGTTAGCTGAATTGGTGAAGGAAGTTGTGGGGTTTAAAGGGGAGTTGGTTTGGGATTCGACTAAGCCGGATGGGACACCAAGGAAGCTTATGGATACTTCAAAGCTTGTTGGATTAGGCTGGACACCAAAGATTTCGCTCCGGGATGGTCTTGTTGATACCTACAAATGGTACTTGGAGAATTATGGCAAGCAATAG